The following are encoded together in the Ooceraea biroi isolate clonal line C1 chromosome 2, Obir_v5.4, whole genome shotgun sequence genome:
- the LOC105281575 gene encoding tRNA pseudouridine synthase A isoform X2 → MSVTVDPMIESEINVNKRPMLDDGNDNEAKIQKTETETVQRIKRKNHAMMLSYLGKDYYGMQRNPGMKTIEEDLVAALLKADLITSEHFENIRAINFQRAARTDKGVSAIRQIVSLKLPENPDKAVINQHLPDVIRVFGIKRVTKGFNSKNQCDARTYRYVIPSFAFAPEDPSLLKLGEEVSEDERIKQVSVVDGKPYTDYRLSPESLNELNSILKLMEGTHNFHNFTSKTKPLDPRARRYIISFNCVETFVSNGLEFAVLEVKGQSFMLHQIRKMVALVIAVARNLVSKEKVNEAFKMDKLEIPIAPSLGLCLCHVHYDNYGKRYGADGLHETLDWKECEEEVEKFQKQYIMRHVVDTEISEQTTLKWVANLPEYSFSSIDEICEDVDEKEETVDYI, encoded by the exons ATGTCGGTCACAGTGGATCCCATGATTGAATCAGAGATAAATGTAAACAAGAGGCCCATGTTAGACGACGGTAATGACAACGAGGCCAAAATACAGAAAACAGAAACAGAGACCGTGCAAAGGATTAAGAGGAAAAATCATGCTATGATGCTCAGTTACCTCGGTAAAGATTATTATGGCATGCAAAGAAATCCTGGTATGAAGACCATCGAGGAGGATCTGGTCGCTGCCTTGTTAAAGGCGGACTTGATAACTAGTGAGCATTTTGAGAATATCCGTGCAATTAATTTCCAAAGGGCTGCACGTACGGACAAGGGTGTCTCGGCGATTAGGCAGATTGTCTCGTTAAAGCTGC CGGAAAATCCCGACAAGGCAGTAATAAACCAGCATCTGCCCGACGTGATCAGGGTATTCGGAATAAAGCGAGTGACGAAGGGTTTTAATAGCAAAAATCAGTGCGACGCTCGCACTTACAGATATGTCATTCCTTCCTTCGCATTTGCACCAGAGGATCCGAGCCTGCTTAAACTTGGAGAGGAAGTCAGCGAGGATGAGAGAATCAAACAGGTGTCGGTTGTCGATGGCAAACCGTACACCGATTACAGATTATCTCCGGAATCTTTGAACGAACTGAACTCGATTTTGAAGCTCATGGAAGGCACTCATAATTTTCATAACTTCACGTCGAAGAC GAAACCTTtagatccgcgcgcgcggcgctaCATAATTAGCTTCAACTGCGTGGAGACCTTCGTTTCGAACGGGCTGGAATTCGCGGTGCTGGAGGTCAAGGGGCAGAGCTTCATGTTGCATCAAATTCGGAAAATGGTCGCGCTTGTAATCGCGGTCGCGAGGAACCTCGTGTCCAAGGAGAAGGTTAACGAGGCGTTCAAAATGGACAAGCTCGAGATACCGATCGCACCCAGTCTAGGTCTATGTCTGTGTCAT GTACATTACGATAATTATGGGAAGAGATACGGCGCGGACGGCCTGCACGAAACGCTAGACTGGAAAGAGTGCGAAGAAGAAGTGGAGAAGTTTCAGAAGCAATACATCATGCGACACGTGGTGGATACCGAGATTTCAGAGCAAAC GACGTTGAAATGGGTAGCAAATCTGCCCGAATATTCGTTCAGTAGTATCGACGAAATTTGTGAGGATGTTgacgaaaaagaagaaacggtGGACTACATTTAG
- the LOC105281575 gene encoding tRNA pseudouridine synthase A isoform X1: protein MLCGVKRLLNSSAIRCINFQLENTCHRTMSVTVDPMIESEINVNKRPMLDDGNDNEAKIQKTETETVQRIKRKNHAMMLSYLGKDYYGMQRNPGMKTIEEDLVAALLKADLITSEHFENIRAINFQRAARTDKGVSAIRQIVSLKLPENPDKAVINQHLPDVIRVFGIKRVTKGFNSKNQCDARTYRYVIPSFAFAPEDPSLLKLGEEVSEDERIKQVSVVDGKPYTDYRLSPESLNELNSILKLMEGTHNFHNFTSKTKPLDPRARRYIISFNCVETFVSNGLEFAVLEVKGQSFMLHQIRKMVALVIAVARNLVSKEKVNEAFKMDKLEIPIAPSLGLCLCHVHYDNYGKRYGADGLHETLDWKECEEEVEKFQKQYIMRHVVDTEISEQTTLKWVANLPEYSFSSIDEICEDVDEKEETVDYI from the exons ATGCTGTGCGGAGTGAAACGGCTTTTGAACAGTTCTGCAATTCGctgtataaattttcaattag AAAATACTTGCCACAGAACCATGTCGGTCACAGTGGATCCCATGATTGAATCAGAGATAAATGTAAACAAGAGGCCCATGTTAGACGACGGTAATGACAACGAGGCCAAAATACAGAAAACAGAAACAGAGACCGTGCAAAGGATTAAGAGGAAAAATCATGCTATGATGCTCAGTTACCTCGGTAAAGATTATTATGGCATGCAAAGAAATCCTGGTATGAAGACCATCGAGGAGGATCTGGTCGCTGCCTTGTTAAAGGCGGACTTGATAACTAGTGAGCATTTTGAGAATATCCGTGCAATTAATTTCCAAAGGGCTGCACGTACGGACAAGGGTGTCTCGGCGATTAGGCAGATTGTCTCGTTAAAGCTGC CGGAAAATCCCGACAAGGCAGTAATAAACCAGCATCTGCCCGACGTGATCAGGGTATTCGGAATAAAGCGAGTGACGAAGGGTTTTAATAGCAAAAATCAGTGCGACGCTCGCACTTACAGATATGTCATTCCTTCCTTCGCATTTGCACCAGAGGATCCGAGCCTGCTTAAACTTGGAGAGGAAGTCAGCGAGGATGAGAGAATCAAACAGGTGTCGGTTGTCGATGGCAAACCGTACACCGATTACAGATTATCTCCGGAATCTTTGAACGAACTGAACTCGATTTTGAAGCTCATGGAAGGCACTCATAATTTTCATAACTTCACGTCGAAGAC GAAACCTTtagatccgcgcgcgcggcgctaCATAATTAGCTTCAACTGCGTGGAGACCTTCGTTTCGAACGGGCTGGAATTCGCGGTGCTGGAGGTCAAGGGGCAGAGCTTCATGTTGCATCAAATTCGGAAAATGGTCGCGCTTGTAATCGCGGTCGCGAGGAACCTCGTGTCCAAGGAGAAGGTTAACGAGGCGTTCAAAATGGACAAGCTCGAGATACCGATCGCACCCAGTCTAGGTCTATGTCTGTGTCAT GTACATTACGATAATTATGGGAAGAGATACGGCGCGGACGGCCTGCACGAAACGCTAGACTGGAAAGAGTGCGAAGAAGAAGTGGAGAAGTTTCAGAAGCAATACATCATGCGACACGTGGTGGATACCGAGATTTCAGAGCAAAC GACGTTGAAATGGGTAGCAAATCTGCCCGAATATTCGTTCAGTAGTATCGACGAAATTTGTGAGGATGTTgacgaaaaagaagaaacggtGGACTACATTTAG
- the LOC105281576 gene encoding probable 39S ribosomal protein L45, mitochondrial has translation MLLRYISPVFNYGKCIQSNLPAVFSATNYPNNLTQVRSIQKHWNPKWKKLRAAKVIKVKLPKFDKEKDDPTKMTTEQLRSRMKEFGFLPQKPWQERTAYISCTPMIFEPYVVPEGDGKYSVITKEGVKQKVTYIEKKSKSFRAIRKIKSFDDTFKTSYFIEEALEIYKQAHEALAAQDKEKLLQYITENAYPKMTHNLRNKTIHWKFLESLEPARIVHGRTTDLITKENIYAQLTVRFHTQQILAVYDRFGRLMQGSEILKKDVLEYLVFERHLANEYGTWRIHDKIVPSWMTPTDIAEGTYVMPQKKPEPEPTAPAPVETTLVEDAPKDVAQPA, from the exons atgttattaagaTATATAAGTCCGGTGTTTAACTACGGAAAATGTATACAG AGCAATCTCCCAGCAGTGTTTAGCGCTACCAATTACCCCAATAACTTGACACAAGTCAGATCTATTCAGAAACATTGGAATCCGAAATGGAAGAAACTAAGAGCAGCTAAAGTTATCAAAGTGAAACTGCCGAAGTTCGATAAGGAGAAGGATGATCCCACTAAAATGACCACCGAACAGTTACGATCGCGTATGAAAGAATTTGGTTTCCTGCCACAGAAACCTTGGCAAGAGAGAACAGCATACATAAGCTGCACCCCTATGATTTTTGAACCCTATGTTGTTCCCGAGGGAGATGGGAAATATTCTGTCATTACGAAAGAG GGGGTAAAGCAAAAGGTTACATATATTGAGAAGAAAAGCAAATCTTTTAGGGCTATCAGAAAAATTAAGTCGTTTGATGACACATTTAAGACATCTTATTTCATAGAGGAAGCCCTAGAGATTTATAAACAGGCGCATGAAGCTCTAGCTGC ccAAGATAAGGAGaagttattacaatatattacagaaaatgcGTATCCT AAAATGACGCACAATTTGAGGAACAAGACTATACACTGGAAGTTTTTGGAGTCTTTGGAGCCAGCGCGCATCGTGCACGGCAGAACGACAGATTTAATAACGAAGGAGAACATTTACGCGCAACTCACCGTCCGGTTCCACACGCAACAA ATACTGGCGGTATACGACAGATTCGGCCGCTTGATGCAGGGAAGCGAGATTCTCAAGAAGGATGTATTGGAATACTTAGTGTTCGAAAGGCATCTGGCCAACGAGTACGGCACTTGGCGAATTCACGATAAGATCGTACCGTCTTGGATGACTCCGACGGACATAGCTGAGGGCACGTATGTCATGCCGCAAAAGAAACCGGAGCCTGAACCCACCGCACCGGCTCCCGTGGAAACTACGCTGGTGGAGGACGCGCCAAAGGATGTAGCGCAACCTGCGTGA
- the LOC105281572 gene encoding probable glutamate receptor translates to MNNGVIWSKAQQTFVPISSIPVYAKLQQERFEQSRALETHNFQLQNLTLTAFEEPHFLDFHNNNTKISGLYGAVWNLLSESLNFTLQPVRVNVNSLGAPDRNSSVLTFKTGLLGIISRNETVIIPKIEMYEPRLAACDFVMPFWLNRFYLYTRSTIVHDDTWMVKIFSWQVWVTVLLMHVLLSVCIFLAENILIRTYGTKWNYRPFRDFLFYSYRNLCNQSIIPDYFGRSKMLEVSSGLFSYVMYTAYSALLFTYITRRVSIPPFDSLDSLTTKTNYKIVTLKGSVGDIAFSKVNFSSTFVQIRTSERLAIASTTKEMHTLVCSSQNEKYAIYQGQDEYLTTGSIICYLMPIGEACSSIWMGSGIVKNFKYKRTMDLGILKLREVGLLRAIGNHWRDQKATFNFEDIQYQIEMQQVSLVIALACIGVMIALIIFMIENIVFIYKIRHSRLFLS, encoded by the exons ATGAACAACGGCGTGATCTGGAGCAAAGCGCAACAAACTTTTGTACCAATTTCCAGCATACCAGTTTATGCCAAGTTGCAACAGGAACGCTTCGAACAGAGTCGAGCGCTTGAGACACACAATTTTCAATTACAGAACTTGACACTGACAGCTTTCGAG GAGCCGCATTTCCTTGATtttcacaataataatacgaaGATTTCAGGATTGTACGGAGCAGTATGGAATTTGCTTTCCGAATCATTGAACTTTAC attgcAGCCAGTGAGAGTAAATGTGAATAGTTTAGGTGCGCCAGATAGAAACTCCAGTGTTCTTACTTTTAAAACTGGATTATTAGGTATTATTTCTCGTAACGAAACTGTTATAATACCAAAGATCGAAATGTATGAACCGCGACTTGCCGCTTGCGATTTCGTGATGCCTTTTTGGCTCAACAg gttttatttatatacccGCTCTACAATAGTGCATGATGACACATGGATGGTGAAGATTTTCTCTTGGCAAGTATGGGTCACCGTACTACTGATGCATGTGTTACTGAGCGTATGCATCTTCTTGGCGGAAAACATTCTCATACGAACATACGGAACTAAATGGAACTATAGACCTTTCAGAGACTTCTTATTTTATAGCTATAGAAATCTCTGCAATCAAA GCATCATTCCTGATTATTTTGGAAGATCAAAAATGTTAGAAGTGTCTTCAGGCCTGTTTTCTTATGTTATGTACACGGCATATAGTGCTCTATTATTTACTTACATAACAAGAAGAGTTTCCATACCGCCATTCGACAGTCTCGATTCCTTGACAACTAAAActaattacaaaattgttaCTTTGAAGGGTTCCGTTGGAGATATTGCATTTAGCAAG GTAAACTTTTCTTCAACGTTTGTACAAATAAGAACGTCAGAACGCTTAGCAATAGCATCAACGACGAAGGAAATGCATACACTGGTATGTTCCTCGCAAAATGAGAAATATGCTATATATCAAGGACAAGACGAGTATCTAACAACAGGGAGTATCATATGCTACTTGATGCCGATTGGAGAAGCTTGTTCTAGCATTTGGATGGGTTCCGGCATCGTAAAGAATTTCAAATACAAAAGAACGATGGATTTGGG GATACTCAAATTAAGGGAAGTTGGACTGTTACGCGCAATAGGCAATCATTGGCGGGACCAAAAAGCTACATTTAATTTCGAAGATATACAGTATCAGATTGAGATGCAGCAAGTTTCTTTAGTAATTGCACTGGCATGCATCGGGGTGATGATTGCTCTCATTATCTTCatgattgaaaatatcgtgtttatttataaaatcaggCATTccagattatttttatcatga
- the LOC105281571 gene encoding uncharacterized protein LOC105281571 isoform X1, translating into MITRCVLMLVILQLAIAICSAVSGLIWCKEKQEFVEIFSIPQFAALQKENVIKSDIEIHDMKNEVIRAVYYEEKNLVMFTDNDTKITGIYGDLWYLLADYLNFTFIPVKTISRSFGERLKNGSFTGLLDILENNEIQVILRSEFFSSRMNDVDYTTPLWKSKFYIYVQPEWQYDNTWVVTLFSKRTLYCIIFLFIIMSYLGYFLQNVPKSHEIERKRKDSEDYNLNDHFFHSFAMMCSQGYIPDAFYNKFKILSLSKSIFAWLVMLSFNSNLIYRMTNRESLLSFNDLDTLFNNTKYTLLVFRGSSFYDLFQDTYAIDNNVLDRVRFLPTSEDMYNEICNNLQKYVMLELKDQYMALSRSGCPLVATGDYNEVWITFALKKNFPYKKPIDAGIIKLNEVGLMDCIIDRWLNIRLETTKDTTFKTIDFNQVYLIFLILYCGVLLSLTILVLENIIHYHEKKKNEFRRRK; encoded by the exons ATGATCACACGATGTGTTTTAATGCTCGTGATTCTTCAGCTGGCGATCGCGATATGTTCTGCCGTGAGTGGGCTAATATGGTGCAAAGAAAAGCAGGAATTTGTAGAAATATTCAGTATCCCACAGTTCGCTGCTCTTCAGAAGGAAAACGTGATCAAAAGTGATATAGAGATTCACGATATGAAGAATGAAGTTATCAGAGCTGTGTATTATGAG gaAAAGAATTTAGTAATGTTCACAGACAACGATACGAAAATTACTGGTATTTACGGCGACTTGTGGTACCTTCTGGCGGATTATCTCAATTTTAC ATTTATTCCAGTGAAGACTATTAGTCGAAGTTTCGGCGAGAGACTGAAAAACGGCAGTTTTACCGGTTTGCTCGACATActcgaaaataatgaaatacagGTGATATTGAGAAGCGAATTCTTTTCATCTCGAATGAACGACGTGGATTATACAACGCCTCTCTGGAAAAGCAA GTTTTACATTTACGTCCAACCGGAATGGCAGTACGATAATACATGGgtagttacgttattttcaaAGAGAACattatattgcataattttcCTGTTTATTATTATGAGTTATCTTGGCTATTTCCTGCAAAACGTACCAAAGAGTCACGAGATCGAACGCAAGAGGAAAGATTCCGAAGATTACAACTTAAATGATCACTTCTTTCACTCGTTCGCCATGATGTGCTCGCAAG GCTACATACCTGACGccttttataacaaattcaAGATCTTGTCATTGTCGAAGAGCATCTTCGCGTGGCTAGTAATGTTATCTTTCAACTCCAATCTcatttatcgcatgacgaaTAGAGAGTCTTTGCTGTCATTTAATGATCTGGATACCCTTTTCaacaatacaaaatatactCTGCTAGTATTTCGTGGCTCTAGCTTCTACGATCTCTTTCAA GATACATATGCAATCGACAACAATGTACTCGATCGAGTACGCTTCCTGCCAACTTCGGAGGACATGTACAacgaaatttgtaataatcttCAGAAATACGTGATGCTCGAGCTTAAGGACCAATATATGGCATTAAGCAGATCCGGTTGTCCGCTCGTGGCTACAGGAGATTACAACGAGGTATGGATCACGTTTGCCCTTAAGAAGAACTTTCCATACAAAAAACCAATCGACGCTGG AATCATCAAGTTGAATGAGGTCGGGCTGATGGACTGTATCATAGATCGTTGGCTGAATATCAGATTAGAGACTACGAAAGACACTACATTCAAGACGATCGACTTCAATCAAGTCTACTTGATTTTTCTCATACTCTACTGCGGAGTGTTACTCTCGCTTACGATACTCGTTCTGGAAAACATAATACATTAtcacgaaaagaagaaaaatgaatttcgtagacgtaaataa
- the LOC105281571 gene encoding uncharacterized protein LOC105281571 isoform X2: MITRCVLMLVILQLAIAICSAVSGLIWCKEKQEFVEIFSIPQFAALQKENVIKSDIEIHDMKNEVIRAVYYEEKNLVMFTDNDTKITGIYGDLWYLLADYLNFTFIPVKTISRSFGERLKNGSFTGLLDILENNEIQVILRSEFFSSRMNDVDYTTPLWKSKFYIYVQPEWQYDNTWVVTLFSKRTLYCIIFLFIIMSYLGYFLQNVPKSHEIERKRKDSEDYNLNDHFFHSFAMMCSQGYIPDAFYNKFKILSLSKSIFAWLVMLSFNSNLIYRMTNRESLLSFNDLDTLFNNTKYTLLVFRGSSFYDLFQDTYAIDNNVLDRVRFLPTSEDMYNEICNNLQKYVMLELKDQYMALSRSGCPLVATGDYNENHQVE, from the exons ATGATCACACGATGTGTTTTAATGCTCGTGATTCTTCAGCTGGCGATCGCGATATGTTCTGCCGTGAGTGGGCTAATATGGTGCAAAGAAAAGCAGGAATTTGTAGAAATATTCAGTATCCCACAGTTCGCTGCTCTTCAGAAGGAAAACGTGATCAAAAGTGATATAGAGATTCACGATATGAAGAATGAAGTTATCAGAGCTGTGTATTATGAG gaAAAGAATTTAGTAATGTTCACAGACAACGATACGAAAATTACTGGTATTTACGGCGACTTGTGGTACCTTCTGGCGGATTATCTCAATTTTAC ATTTATTCCAGTGAAGACTATTAGTCGAAGTTTCGGCGAGAGACTGAAAAACGGCAGTTTTACCGGTTTGCTCGACATActcgaaaataatgaaatacagGTGATATTGAGAAGCGAATTCTTTTCATCTCGAATGAACGACGTGGATTATACAACGCCTCTCTGGAAAAGCAA GTTTTACATTTACGTCCAACCGGAATGGCAGTACGATAATACATGGgtagttacgttattttcaaAGAGAACattatattgcataattttcCTGTTTATTATTATGAGTTATCTTGGCTATTTCCTGCAAAACGTACCAAAGAGTCACGAGATCGAACGCAAGAGGAAAGATTCCGAAGATTACAACTTAAATGATCACTTCTTTCACTCGTTCGCCATGATGTGCTCGCAAG GCTACATACCTGACGccttttataacaaattcaAGATCTTGTCATTGTCGAAGAGCATCTTCGCGTGGCTAGTAATGTTATCTTTCAACTCCAATCTcatttatcgcatgacgaaTAGAGAGTCTTTGCTGTCATTTAATGATCTGGATACCCTTTTCaacaatacaaaatatactCTGCTAGTATTTCGTGGCTCTAGCTTCTACGATCTCTTTCAA GATACATATGCAATCGACAACAATGTACTCGATCGAGTACGCTTCCTGCCAACTTCGGAGGACATGTACAacgaaatttgtaataatcttCAGAAATACGTGATGCTCGAGCTTAAGGACCAATATATGGCATTAAGCAGATCCGGTTGTCCGCTCGTGGCTACAGGAGATTACAACGAG AATCATCAAGTTGAATGA
- the LOC105281579 gene encoding uncharacterized protein LOC105281579 — protein sequence MNGVIWNKMQETFVPISSVPVYAMLQQERLKQSRELETHNFQLQNLTLTAFEEKHYLQFYDNNTKVTGICGDVWTLLAQVLNFTLQPVKSNFNSLGLTKTTQEFLRKYNMSYQVGLLDTISNNETDAIPKLEAFSNHLTDLQFTMPLWLSSHRLFFRYDGIYDSMWVTKAFSWKVWFIIFTTLLLLTVCSFWSQILLTRIRDKHKSTTFNEHIFYNFGMLCNQSYIPDALNGRSRILETSLGLFCSILSMAYGAVLFIYMTKRILEPPFDDVDSLVNNTKHYKIVSLNGSVAEMIFKIMPFGAYAAARKTGRFVSASTVDEMHILACSTQRDVYVLYLPEEEYYARKQLMCDLTVTGTKHAIQSYIASGLSRKFKYTRSINLGILKLIETGLLNLLRHDWLQQETDNNIIKVTKIEAIRMDQILVMIGVLCSGVVAALVVLIIEKVVYACTLKRL from the exons ATGAATGGCGTAATTTGGAATAAGATGCAGGAGACCTTTGTGCCAATTTCTAGTGTGCCTGTATATGCCATGTTACAACAGGAACGTCTTAAGCAAAGTCGAGAACTGGAAACTCACAATTTCCAGCTTCAGAACTTGACTCTGACAGCTTTTGAG GAAAAACATTATCTTCAATTCTACGATAACAATACAAAAGTTACAGGAATCTGTGGTGATGTATGGACCCTCCTCGCTCAAGTATTAAACTTTAC aTTGCAGCCAgtgaaatcaaattttaacAGTCTCGGTTTGACCAAAACTACTCAGGAATTTTTGAGGAAATATAATATGAGTTATCAGGTGGGATTGTTAGACACAATTTCTAATAATGAAACCGATGCGATACCTAAGCTTGAAGCATTTTCTAATCACCTTACtgatttacaatttacaatgccgttATGGCTGAGCAg tcACCGATTATTCTTTCGTTATGATGGAATATACGACAGCATGTGGGTAACAAAAGCATTTTCTTGGAAAGTATGGTTCATCATATTCACCACGCTTTTATTGCTCACCGTGTGCAGCTTTTGGTCACAGATTCTTCTTACACGGATCAGAGATAAACACAAAAGTACAACCTTCAacgaacatattttttataattttggaaTGCTCTGCAATCAAA GCTACATTCCTGATGCCCTTAATGGAAGATCAAGAATATTAGAAACATCACTGGGTCTCTTCTGTTCTATATTATCAATGGCCTATGGAGCTGTgctgtttatttatatgacaAAACGAATTCTTGAACCGCCATTCGATGATGTGGACTCTCTCGTAAATAATACTAAACATTACAAGATTGTCTCTCTAAATGGTTCTGTCGCAGAAATGATATTTAAG ATAATGCCTTTCGGAGCTTATGCGGCAGCAAGGAAGACGGGACGCTTCGTCAGTGCCTCTACAGTTGATGAAATGCATATATTAGCATGTTCCACGCAAAGAGAcgtatatgttttatatctaCCTGAAGAGGAGTACTATGCAAGAAAACAACTTATGTGTGATTTGACTGTAACGGGAACAAAACACGCTATACAATCATATATAGCATCTGGCCTCTCGCGGAAGTTTAAATACACCAGGAGCATCAATCTCGG gatattgaaattaatcgaAACCGGACTGCTGAATCTTTTAAGACACGACTGGTTACAACAGGAAACTGacaataatatcattaaagtCACTAAAATTGAAGCGATCAGGATGGATCAGATTCTTGTGATGATTGGGGTGCTGTGTAGCGGTGTGGTAGCAGCTTTAGTTGTACTCATAATCGAAAAAGTTGTATATGCTTGTACACTCAAgcgattataa
- the LOC105284024 gene encoding uncharacterized protein LOC105284024 isoform X2 yields MYMVKRYNIYQLIYKVLIFSGYKDNLTNIYYGRILLTYLRHYHLENVWQEFINRPPKHQLLEEVMKHLKVENPKHPIFSASREQFSRWKYNNIYENQWNNSEGRQIINILFNILLYKPTFEAVVHSLKSDLFRQYLLMKNIEFKTEDMNIVPLIVIFQSVARRLGMYCDLVSFLISDFPASEILNLPIGKPTPNYGLLTWKPKWLN; encoded by the exons ATGTATATGGTAAAGAGATATAACATTTATCAGTTAATatacaaagtattaatttttagtgGATATAAGGACAAcctgacaaatatttattacggaaGAATCCTTCTAACATATTTAAGGCATTATCATCTAGAAAACGTATGGCAGGAATTTATAAATCGCCCTCCTAAACACCAGTTACTGGAAGAG GTGATGAAGCATCTTAAAGTTGAGAATCCCAAGCATCCAATATTCTCGGCATCTCGTGAACAATTCTCGAGgtggaaatacaataatatctaTGAAAATCAATGGAACAACAGCGAGGGAAGacagattataaatattcttttcaacaTACTCTTGTACAAACCAACCTTCGAGGCAGTTGTACATTCTTTAAAATCAGATCTCTTTCGACAATAcctattaatgaaaaatatc GAGTTTAAAACCGAGGACATGAATATTGTACCGCTGATAGTCATATTTCAGAGTGTTGCAAGAAGACTTGGCATGTATTGTGATCTAGTATCTTTTCTTATATCTGATTTTCCTGCTTCTGAAATTCTGAACCTGCCTATAGGCAAACCAACGCCAAATTATGGGTTACTAACATGGAAGCCAAAATGGttaaactaa
- the LOC105284024 gene encoding uncharacterized protein LOC105284024 isoform X1, with product MYMVKRYNIYQLIYKVLIFSGYKDNLTNIYYGRILLTYLRHYHLENVWQEFINRPPKHQLLEEVITFIIQWFHPEKNVSCSHIDMDLDNIAQQVMKHLKVENPKHPIFSASREQFSRWKYNNIYENQWNNSEGRQIINILFNILLYKPTFEAVVHSLKSDLFRQYLLMKNIEFKTEDMNIVPLIVIFQSVARRLGMYCDLVSFLISDFPASEILNLPIGKPTPNYGLLTWKPKWLN from the exons ATGTATATGGTAAAGAGATATAACATTTATCAGTTAATatacaaagtattaatttttagtgGATATAAGGACAAcctgacaaatatttattacggaaGAATCCTTCTAACATATTTAAGGCATTATCATCTAGAAAACGTATGGCAGGAATTTATAAATCGCCCTCCTAAACACCAGTTACTGGAAGAGGTAATAACTTTTATCATACAATGGTTTCATCCGGAGAAAAATGTCTCTTGCTCGCACATAGATATGGACCTGGATAATATCGCACAACAGGTGATGAAGCATCTTAAAGTTGAGAATCCCAAGCATCCAATATTCTCGGCATCTCGTGAACAATTCTCGAGgtggaaatacaataatatctaTGAAAATCAATGGAACAACAGCGAGGGAAGacagattataaatattcttttcaacaTACTCTTGTACAAACCAACCTTCGAGGCAGTTGTACATTCTTTAAAATCAGATCTCTTTCGACAATAcctattaatgaaaaatatc GAGTTTAAAACCGAGGACATGAATATTGTACCGCTGATAGTCATATTTCAGAGTGTTGCAAGAAGACTTGGCATGTATTGTGATCTAGTATCTTTTCTTATATCTGATTTTCCTGCTTCTGAAATTCTGAACCTGCCTATAGGCAAACCAACGCCAAATTATGGGTTACTAACATGGAAGCCAAAATGGttaaactaa
- the LOC105284024 gene encoding uncharacterized protein LOC105284024 isoform X3 — translation MDLDNIAQQVMKHLKVENPKHPIFSASREQFSRWKYNNIYENQWNNSEGRQIINILFNILLYKPTFEAVVHSLKSDLFRQYLLMKNIEFKTEDMNIVPLIVIFQSVARRLGMYCDLVSFLISDFPASEILNLPIGKPTPNYGLLTWKPKWLN, via the exons ATGGACCTGGATAATATCGCACAACAGGTGATGAAGCATCTTAAAGTTGAGAATCCCAAGCATCCAATATTCTCGGCATCTCGTGAACAATTCTCGAGgtggaaatacaataatatctaTGAAAATCAATGGAACAACAGCGAGGGAAGacagattataaatattcttttcaacaTACTCTTGTACAAACCAACCTTCGAGGCAGTTGTACATTCTTTAAAATCAGATCTCTTTCGACAATAcctattaatgaaaaatatc GAGTTTAAAACCGAGGACATGAATATTGTACCGCTGATAGTCATATTTCAGAGTGTTGCAAGAAGACTTGGCATGTATTGTGATCTAGTATCTTTTCTTATATCTGATTTTCCTGCTTCTGAAATTCTGAACCTGCCTATAGGCAAACCAACGCCAAATTATGGGTTACTAACATGGAAGCCAAAATGGttaaactaa